A single Cryomorphaceae bacterium DNA region contains:
- a CDS encoding aldehyde dehydrogenase family protein, with amino-acid sequence MSELTDKIKDIANNIQREFGIQMALRELGLDADNHGVSTGSEYFGSGPSIESFSPVDGALIARVSTTSEADYNRVIVSAEEAFKSWRHMPAPKRGEIVRQFGEKLREKKSALGKLVSYEMGKSYQEGLGEVQEMIDICDFAVGLSRQLHGLTMHSERPGHRMYEQYHALGIVGIISAFNFPVAVWCWNTALAWVCGDVCVWKPSEKAPLCGVACQKIWEEVARENDLPEGISCLVNGDYKVGEMMTADKRVPLVSATGSIRMGKIVAQAVAARLGRSLLELGGNNAIIITPNADLDMTIIGALFGAVGTAGQRCTSTRRLIIHEDVYDEVKEKLTKAYGQVKIGNPLDEKFHMGPLIDTGAVEQYLNAVQQVKQEGGSILVEGGVMQGEGYESGCYVKPVIAEVENHYQIVQHETFAPILYLIKYSGDVEDAIALQNGVVQGLSSAIMTTNIREAERFLSVAGSDCGIANVNIGTSGAEIGGAFGGEKETGGGRESGSDAWKVYMRRQTNTINYSTELPLAQGIKFDL; translated from the coding sequence ATGTCAGAATTGACCGACAAAATCAAAGATATCGCCAACAACATTCAGCGTGAATTTGGCATTCAAATGGCCCTTCGTGAATTAGGCCTTGACGCGGACAACCACGGCGTGTCAACAGGATCCGAGTACTTCGGAAGTGGCCCGTCTATCGAGAGCTTTTCTCCTGTAGATGGAGCCTTGATCGCCCGCGTTTCTACAACTTCAGAAGCGGATTACAATCGAGTGATTGTCTCGGCAGAAGAAGCGTTTAAATCGTGGCGTCACATGCCCGCCCCTAAACGCGGTGAAATTGTACGTCAGTTCGGTGAGAAGCTTCGCGAGAAGAAGAGCGCATTGGGAAAGCTCGTCAGCTATGAGATGGGTAAATCCTACCAAGAAGGTTTGGGAGAGGTTCAGGAGATGATTGACATCTGCGATTTTGCCGTAGGTCTTTCTCGTCAATTGCACGGACTCACGATGCACAGTGAGCGTCCAGGACACCGCATGTATGAGCAGTACCACGCCCTTGGAATTGTTGGCATTATTTCCGCATTCAACTTCCCTGTTGCCGTTTGGTGCTGGAACACGGCTTTGGCTTGGGTTTGTGGAGACGTTTGCGTCTGGAAACCTTCTGAAAAAGCACCTCTTTGCGGTGTAGCCTGTCAAAAGATTTGGGAGGAGGTCGCCCGGGAAAATGATCTACCAGAAGGCATTAGCTGCTTGGTCAACGGAGACTACAAAGTAGGAGAGATGATGACCGCCGATAAACGTGTTCCGTTGGTGAGCGCGACGGGATCTATCCGCATGGGTAAGATTGTTGCTCAAGCCGTAGCTGCTCGTTTGGGTCGCTCCTTATTGGAGCTTGGAGGTAACAACGCCATCATCATTACGCCAAATGCCGACTTGGACATGACCATTATCGGCGCCTTGTTTGGAGCCGTGGGTACCGCAGGACAGCGCTGTACCAGTACACGCCGTTTGATCATCCACGAGGACGTGTACGATGAGGTGAAAGAGAAATTGACCAAGGCCTATGGGCAAGTGAAAATCGGAAACCCATTGGACGAGAAATTCCACATGGGACCACTCATTGACACCGGCGCCGTGGAGCAATACTTGAACGCGGTTCAACAAGTGAAACAAGAAGGCGGAAGTATCTTGGTTGAAGGTGGAGTGATGCAAGGAGAAGGCTACGAAAGCGGATGCTATGTGAAGCCGGTCATTGCCGAAGTGGAAAATCACTATCAAATTGTACAACACGAGACCTTTGCTCCAATCCTGTATTTGATTAAGTACAGCGGAGATGTAGAAGACGCGATTGCTCTTCAGAACGGTGTTGTTCAAGGGCTTTCATCGGCCATCATGACTACGAATATTCGCGAGGCTGAGCGTTTCTTGAGTGTGGCGGGATCTGATTGTGGAATCGCCAACGTCAACATCGGTACTTCTGGTGCTGAAATCGGAGGAGCATTCGGTGGAGAAAAAGAAACCGGAGGCGGTCGCGAGTCTGGATCTGACGCATGGAAAGTATACATGCGCCGTCAGACCAATACCATCAACTACAGCACGGAATTGCCTTTAGCACAGGGCATCAAATTCGACCTGTAA
- a CDS encoding GNAT family N-acetyltransferase, with protein sequence MIRPIQSKDNRALRAVVREVLESFGANREGFAYVDPELDDMHEAYSSKGSRYYVLELDGAIVGGGGIGPLEGAPSEYCELKKMYFAEAARGRGWGRRMIEQCLVDARAFGYRYCYLETLETMDAAKHLYRDYGWSPRTQPFGDTGHGGCDVWMMKEL encoded by the coding sequence TTGATTCGCCCGATCCAATCCAAAGATAATCGAGCACTTCGCGCCGTTGTACGCGAGGTGCTCGAATCATTTGGGGCCAATCGAGAAGGCTTTGCCTATGTGGACCCCGAGCTCGATGATATGCACGAAGCGTATTCGTCTAAAGGAAGCCGGTACTACGTTCTGGAGCTGGATGGCGCAATCGTTGGAGGCGGTGGAATTGGCCCTCTGGAAGGGGCACCTTCAGAGTACTGCGAGCTCAAGAAAATGTACTTTGCTGAAGCGGCCCGAGGTCGGGGATGGGGCAGACGTATGATCGAGCAATGCTTAGTAGATGCCCGGGCCTTTGGATACCGCTATTGCTACCTGGAAACCTTGGAGACTATGGACGCCGCCAAACACCTTTACCGGGATTACGGATGGTCTCCCAGGACGCAACCCTTTGGCGATACAGGACACGGAGGGTGCGATGTCTGGATGATGAAAGAACTGTAA
- the gatA gene encoding Asp-tRNA(Asn)/Glu-tRNA(Gln) amidotransferase subunit GatA → MAYSTLAQIQSDLGKGVLTLPDLVNAYLARIEHHAELNAFLEVYGEEALQRADEVQRRMQDGSAGRLAGLILGLKDNIVYKGHRVGAASKILDGFESLFSATVVDRLLAEDAIIIGRLNCDEFAMGSSNENSAYGAVRNPKDTNCVPGGSSGGSAAAVAADLCHAALGSDTGGSIRQPASFTGIVGYKPTYGTVSRHGLIAYASSFDQIGPMTKSVEDAALILEIMGGPDAYDSTASQEPVPAFSEAVAEGASAREGQKKIGYIAEALNAEGLDPEVKAATEAEIERLRSEGHVVEEVNFPLLSYLVPTYYILTTAEASSNLARYDGVHFGYRNAEAEGLEPTYKRSRTEGFGEEVKRRIMLGTFVLSSGFYDAYYGKAQKVRRLIREQTDALLKDYDLLMSPTTPHAAFEIGKTYDDPTTMYLEDIFTVQANLGGNPAVSLPLGHTSEGLPFGLHFTGGRKEDASLLAFSAELMNKRA, encoded by the coding sequence ATGGCTTATAGCACGCTCGCGCAGATCCAGTCAGACCTTGGAAAAGGGGTCCTGACCCTCCCTGATTTAGTGAATGCCTACCTCGCTCGCATTGAACATCATGCCGAGTTGAACGCCTTTTTGGAGGTGTATGGTGAGGAGGCCCTCCAACGGGCCGATGAGGTTCAACGCCGAATGCAGGACGGCAGTGCGGGTCGTTTAGCCGGACTCATTCTTGGACTCAAAGACAACATCGTCTACAAGGGCCACCGAGTCGGTGCAGCATCCAAAATATTAGATGGATTTGAGAGCCTGTTCAGCGCAACGGTCGTCGATCGATTGCTCGCTGAAGATGCCATCATTATTGGCCGATTGAACTGCGATGAATTTGCCATGGGATCGTCCAACGAGAACAGCGCCTACGGGGCTGTGCGCAACCCCAAGGATACAAATTGCGTACCGGGAGGATCTTCTGGTGGTTCAGCTGCGGCTGTAGCTGCGGACCTCTGTCACGCCGCACTTGGGAGTGATACGGGAGGGTCCATTCGACAACCGGCTTCCTTTACGGGAATCGTGGGGTATAAACCGACCTATGGAACCGTATCGCGCCACGGACTTATCGCCTACGCGTCCAGCTTTGATCAAATTGGGCCTATGACCAAGAGCGTTGAGGACGCAGCCTTGATTCTAGAAATCATGGGTGGCCCTGACGCCTACGACAGCACGGCCTCACAAGAGCCGGTACCGGCTTTTTCTGAAGCTGTGGCTGAGGGCGCATCGGCCCGTGAGGGCCAAAAGAAAATCGGCTATATCGCGGAAGCTTTGAATGCCGAAGGATTAGACCCCGAAGTCAAGGCAGCAACAGAAGCCGAAATTGAGCGATTGCGCTCGGAAGGTCATGTTGTGGAAGAAGTAAACTTTCCGCTTTTGAGCTACTTGGTGCCGACCTATTACATCCTCACAACGGCGGAAGCTTCGAGTAATTTGGCCCGGTACGATGGCGTTCATTTTGGCTATCGAAACGCCGAAGCGGAGGGATTGGAGCCGACCTATAAGCGTTCACGTACCGAGGGCTTTGGCGAGGAAGTGAAGCGCCGAATCATGCTCGGAACCTTTGTGCTTAGCTCAGGCTTTTACGATGCCTACTACGGTAAAGCGCAAAAGGTGCGTCGCTTGATTCGCGAACAGACCGATGCACTTCTGAAGGACTATGATCTCTTGATGTCTCCAACAACACCGCATGCGGCGTTCGAGATTGGCAAGACCTACGATGATCCAACCACCATGTATTTGGAGGATATCTTCACGGTTCAAGCGAACTTGGGAGGCAACCCTGCCGTTAGCCTACCCTTGGGTCACACCTCGGAAGGATTGCCTTTTGGCCTGCACTTTACCGGGGGCCGAAAGGAAGACGCTAGTCTATTGGCGTTCAGTGCAGAGCTAATGAACAAGCGGGCGTGA
- a CDS encoding T9SS type A sorting domain-containing protein — MRQLLTGILFLYALSSIAQPDIALGSWGNELPYNKVIDIVVRPDEVVVAAENGLFYYGRQFRNLERESKIDGLSGVVITAMTEHAESGTLVVAYDNQIIDVIQGEQQSTYFDIQRFTISGGKTINDILPVGDRMFFSCDFGVVEFNIQTREFDGPYFIGDAGTQVVVNEMSTDGQFLFAATEDGLYTADLNDPNLRDFNAWSLDQVLGGPINTLAYFDGGLYVNKPGEVFNTDTIYSNKSGGWIPFTDLAFWRRNSLAADDDYLMECTTFGFTALDKNFEKAAGATQGGVDYPFYITTIVQGDPEFGEFFLGTRESGLVRHWNGFLNPNYFPEGPQVREVFDVVSRGDEVWVAPGGVDGSFLNLFNSKPIQIKREGEWIPSDQSIQDSAFDMIEIAFDPIDQNVIWGASYSRGLMRWNADGTLHSRYDYTNSILEEKNGQAGFTNIGGLDFDSQSRLWMTNSSTENPLVVRTRNNEWFNYGLGGLAPSTLPIKSVMVDNSDQVWVQLRNDGIVVFNHNNTLANPNDDQQRKLGTATGQGALSSRSVLSMATDKNGAVWVGTNQGVVTFFSPERIFTGQNFDAQHVLIEQNGSLSKLLENEAVTSIAIDGGNRKWFGTARSGVFVMSPDGTEELLHFTEENSPLFSNSIQAIGINPDHGEVYISTDRGMISYRGGATEGQDTFGDVMAFPNPVKPGFSGDIAIRGLAENANVKITDISGNLVFETTALGGQALWNGQSFSGRDVATGVYLVFLTNDDGSETAVTKIMIVR, encoded by the coding sequence ATGCGCCAACTACTCACCGGCATACTTTTTCTCTATGCGCTCTCGTCCATTGCTCAACCCGATATTGCATTGGGGAGTTGGGGAAACGAACTTCCATATAACAAAGTCATAGACATTGTTGTCCGTCCTGATGAAGTGGTCGTCGCTGCAGAAAATGGTCTCTTCTATTACGGACGTCAATTCCGAAACCTTGAACGAGAAAGTAAAATCGACGGTTTAAGCGGTGTGGTCATAACTGCGATGACCGAACACGCAGAATCTGGGACACTCGTTGTTGCCTATGACAATCAAATCATCGACGTGATTCAAGGTGAACAACAGAGCACCTATTTCGATATTCAACGTTTCACCATTTCTGGTGGAAAAACCATCAATGATATCCTTCCCGTCGGAGATCGCATGTTTTTCAGCTGCGACTTTGGAGTCGTGGAATTCAATATTCAGACCCGAGAGTTTGACGGCCCTTATTTCATTGGTGATGCCGGAACACAAGTAGTTGTAAACGAAATGAGTACCGATGGTCAATTTCTTTTTGCCGCGACAGAAGATGGTCTGTATACAGCGGACCTCAATGACCCTAATTTGAGAGATTTTAACGCATGGTCATTGGACCAAGTGCTCGGCGGGCCTATAAACACCCTAGCCTATTTTGACGGCGGCTTGTACGTCAACAAACCCGGCGAAGTATTCAACACCGATACCATTTACAGCAACAAAAGCGGCGGGTGGATTCCTTTTACGGACTTGGCCTTTTGGCGTCGAAACAGCTTGGCCGCAGATGACGACTACTTGATGGAGTGCACCACCTTTGGTTTTACCGCTTTGGACAAGAACTTTGAAAAAGCAGCGGGCGCCACACAAGGAGGCGTTGATTATCCCTTCTACATAACCACCATTGTACAAGGAGACCCTGAATTTGGTGAATTCTTTCTAGGGACTCGAGAGTCAGGTCTCGTTCGACACTGGAACGGGTTTCTCAATCCCAATTACTTTCCGGAAGGGCCTCAAGTGAGAGAAGTCTTTGACGTCGTTTCACGTGGAGACGAAGTTTGGGTTGCTCCCGGCGGGGTGGACGGTTCATTCTTGAATCTCTTCAATTCGAAACCTATTCAAATCAAACGAGAAGGAGAGTGGATTCCGAGTGACCAAAGCATCCAAGACTCTGCATTCGACATGATCGAAATTGCGTTCGACCCCATAGATCAAAACGTTATCTGGGGTGCTTCATACAGTCGAGGTTTGATGCGCTGGAATGCGGATGGCACCTTACACAGTCGCTACGACTACACGAATTCCATCCTTGAAGAAAAAAATGGCCAAGCCGGTTTTACCAATATTGGCGGTCTAGATTTTGACAGTCAAAGCCGTCTTTGGATGACCAACTCCAGCACAGAAAACCCGTTGGTGGTTCGTACCCGAAATAATGAGTGGTTCAACTACGGTCTGGGGGGATTAGCTCCTTCAACGCTACCGATTAAAAGCGTTATGGTGGACAATTCCGATCAGGTTTGGGTTCAGCTTCGAAACGATGGAATTGTCGTATTCAACCACAACAATACGTTGGCCAATCCAAACGACGATCAGCAACGTAAACTGGGAACGGCTACAGGTCAAGGCGCGCTTTCGTCTCGTTCCGTCTTAAGTATGGCCACGGATAAGAATGGGGCTGTTTGGGTTGGAACCAACCAAGGAGTTGTCACCTTCTTTTCACCAGAGCGCATCTTTACTGGACAAAACTTCGACGCACAACATGTCTTGATTGAGCAAAACGGATCCCTTTCCAAACTTCTGGAAAATGAAGCGGTGACCTCCATTGCCATCGATGGTGGAAATCGAAAGTGGTTCGGAACGGCAAGGAGCGGAGTATTCGTGATGTCTCCTGACGGAACGGAAGAGCTCTTGCATTTTACCGAAGAGAACTCTCCCCTTTTCAGCAACTCTATTCAGGCTATTGGCATCAACCCTGATCACGGTGAGGTCTATATAAGTACGGATAGAGGAATGATCTCATACCGAGGTGGGGCCACAGAAGGTCAGGATACTTTCGGAGATGTTATGGCCTTTCCCAATCCCGTCAAACCGGGTTTTTCCGGAGATATCGCGATTCGAGGTCTAGCGGAAAACGCCAATGTCAAGATTACGGACATTTCTGGCAATCTCGTCTTTGAAACCACCGCCCTAGGTGGACAAGCCTTATGGAACGGACAGTCGTTTAGCGGGCGTGATGTTGCTACCGGCGTGTACTTAGTCTTTTTGACCAATGATGACGGCAGTGAAACGGCTGTGACGAAGATTATGATTGTCCGCTAA
- a CDS encoding DUF4837 family protein: MKKAAFLLLSALFILSACKPEKDGKRRSGGVKPTSTGKLGELVVVMPESWWQDTAGAAFRHYFGSEYPGLPQRETRFTVVQIPPSAYNKLFKTHRNLVLVEEDSAGLGFEYNRFATDQLVMAIEAPSPMEFAKLLKEKGADAANQFTNAEIKRLDRAHRLVKTNDAYNELRAMGLEITVPNDFRLNMMEDDFIWFFRDKREVTQGILIYIGDPLPDLGMEQAIVAARDSMTLRVEGEVEGTYMRVEQLYAPVVRATETQGRFAMETRGLWKMENDFMGGPFVNYTIWDEDRNRTVVVDGFVYAPGKDKRNYVMELEAIIQSLRFVQND, encoded by the coding sequence ATGAAGAAAGCCGCATTCCTCCTCCTATCCGCGCTATTCATTTTAAGCGCCTGTAAGCCCGAAAAAGACGGTAAACGAAGAAGTGGAGGGGTGAAGCCGACATCGACCGGTAAACTCGGCGAATTGGTGGTTGTGATGCCGGAGAGCTGGTGGCAGGACACTGCCGGAGCAGCCTTCCGACACTACTTCGGTTCTGAATACCCGGGATTGCCGCAAAGAGAAACCCGATTTACGGTTGTTCAAATCCCGCCATCGGCTTACAATAAGCTCTTCAAGACCCACCGAAACCTCGTTCTGGTTGAGGAAGATTCTGCCGGCCTTGGCTTTGAATACAATCGTTTTGCCACGGATCAGCTCGTTATGGCCATTGAAGCGCCGAGCCCCATGGAATTCGCGAAGCTTCTCAAGGAGAAGGGTGCCGATGCCGCCAACCAGTTTACGAATGCGGAGATCAAGCGTCTTGACCGGGCTCATCGCTTGGTCAAAACCAATGATGCCTACAACGAATTGCGGGCGATGGGCTTGGAAATCACCGTCCCGAACGACTTCCGATTGAACATGATGGAAGACGACTTTATTTGGTTCTTCCGGGATAAGCGCGAAGTAACCCAAGGAATCTTGATTTACATCGGCGATCCGTTGCCCGACCTGGGCATGGAACAGGCCATTGTTGCCGCGCGTGATTCGATGACCCTACGGGTCGAAGGGGAAGTCGAAGGCACGTACATGCGTGTGGAGCAGTTGTACGCCCCAGTTGTTCGGGCCACCGAAACACAGGGTCGATTTGCCATGGAAACCCGCGGCCTTTGGAAAATGGAAAATGACTTTATGGGTGGCCCATTTGTGAATTACACCATATGGGACGAGGACCGAAACCGCACCGTTGTAGTAGATGGGTTCGTCTATGCGCCAGGTAAGGATAAAAGGAATTACGTGATGGAACTCGAGGCCATCATTCAGTCCTTACGCTTTGTTCAAAATGACTAA
- the recO gene encoding DNA repair protein RecO: MLVKTPALVLHHFPYGERSTIVRMYTKDFGLQSYLIPSPRSKKSPISMGHLLPLQELGLVAYHHREERLERIKEVQRVNKIETAHEHPVKTAIAQFMAEVVLRVCKDQEPHPELYAFISASVGLLDLPTNELGNLPLFFALRLTEYLGYYPHGMANGKVFDLREGVFQDHRPSHPDFADSQGVAAVGALLNKSWEEAQAVQMSSDLRYQGLQVLELYHRNHLNEQIQFKSLEILHVLLS, from the coding sequence ATGTTGGTCAAAACTCCGGCTCTGGTCCTTCACCATTTTCCTTACGGGGAGCGAAGCACCATTGTTCGGATGTATACCAAGGACTTTGGCCTTCAGTCCTACCTGATTCCCTCTCCTCGTAGTAAGAAAAGCCCGATTTCCATGGGCCACCTACTCCCATTGCAAGAACTCGGTCTGGTTGCCTACCATCATCGAGAAGAGCGCTTAGAGCGCATCAAAGAGGTGCAAAGGGTCAACAAAATTGAAACTGCGCATGAGCACCCAGTGAAGACGGCCATTGCCCAATTCATGGCAGAGGTTGTTTTACGCGTTTGCAAGGATCAGGAGCCGCACCCAGAACTCTATGCGTTTATTTCCGCATCTGTTGGCCTTCTCGATTTACCTACCAACGAGCTGGGGAACCTTCCCTTATTCTTTGCACTTCGACTCACTGAATACCTAGGCTATTATCCTCACGGAATGGCCAATGGTAAAGTCTTCGATCTCCGAGAAGGCGTCTTTCAAGATCACCGCCCATCACACCCCGACTTTGCAGATTCACAAGGCGTCGCCGCCGTCGGTGCACTTTTAAATAAATCCTGGGAAGAGGCTCAAGCCGTTCAGATGAGTTCAGACCTTCGATATCAAGGTCTTCAAGTTCTTGAATTGTACCATCGAAATCACTTGAATGAGCAAATACAATTCAAGAGCTTGGAAATTCTCCACGTGCTTCTTTCCTAG
- a CDS encoding twin-arginine translocase TatA/TatE family subunit, translating to MSSLTVLAGFVGPWQIALIVIVVVLLFGGRKIPELMRGLGSGIKEFKDATKEDDDNDKKEIKD from the coding sequence ATGTCAAGTTTGACGGTATTAGCGGGCTTTGTAGGCCCTTGGCAAATTGCCTTGATCGTGATCGTAGTGGTGCTTCTTTTTGGTGGTCGTAAGATCCCGGAATTGATGCGCGGACTGGGAAGTGGTATCAAGGAATTCAAAGACGCCACAAAAGAAGACGACGACAACGACAAGAAAGAGATCAAAGACTGA
- a CDS encoding threonylcarbamoyl-AMP synthase — MATIGTDILKAAEHLNKGELVAMPTETVYGLAGNALDEDAVLRIFEAKQRPSFDPLIVHCADFDRASAYVDQVPRAALELAKAFTPGPLTMILPKRPNVPDLVTSGHPTVGIRIPRHPMAQDLLQALDFPLAAPSANPFGYVSPTTAEHVENQLGERIPYILDGGPCAIGLESTIVSFEGDQPVVLRLGGLALEELEEALGEKVKAVRTSSSRPEAPGMLSAHYAPGMPVHLMPWSEGQDLALKAKSAGLICLKRPSGTPDHLQVAELAPDGNLNKAAQGLFAALRAMDEAGVELIIAEPMPDSWLGRAMNDRLKRAAAGAS; from the coding sequence ATGGCCACAATAGGAACGGACATTCTAAAAGCCGCTGAGCACCTAAATAAGGGCGAGCTCGTGGCCATGCCCACTGAGACGGTTTATGGCCTGGCTGGAAATGCGCTGGATGAAGATGCAGTACTTCGCATTTTCGAGGCCAAACAACGACCCAGCTTTGACCCTTTGATTGTGCACTGCGCCGATTTCGATAGAGCCAGCGCCTATGTGGACCAGGTTCCGCGCGCGGCTTTGGAACTAGCAAAAGCATTTACGCCGGGGCCTTTGACCATGATCTTACCAAAGCGCCCGAATGTGCCAGATTTGGTAACCAGCGGCCACCCGACCGTGGGGATTCGCATTCCTCGCCACCCGATGGCTCAAGATCTTCTCCAAGCCCTGGATTTCCCATTGGCGGCGCCTTCAGCGAACCCTTTTGGCTATGTGAGCCCGACAACGGCTGAACACGTAGAAAATCAACTCGGCGAACGCATCCCCTACATCCTGGATGGAGGGCCATGTGCCATTGGCTTGGAGTCGACCATTGTGAGCTTTGAAGGGGATCAACCCGTGGTGTTGCGCCTGGGAGGCTTGGCCTTGGAAGAACTTGAAGAGGCCTTGGGCGAGAAGGTTAAGGCTGTACGAACCAGCAGTTCGCGCCCCGAGGCTCCGGGCATGTTGAGTGCACACTATGCTCCCGGAATGCCGGTGCATTTGATGCCGTGGTCCGAAGGCCAGGATTTGGCCCTTAAGGCCAAGTCGGCGGGTTTGATCTGTCTCAAGCGGCCCTCAGGGACACCAGATCACCTTCAAGTCGCGGAATTGGCTCCGGACGGAAACCTGAACAAGGCCGCCCAAGGCCTTTTTGCGGCTCTTAGGGCCATGGATGAGGCGGGAGTAGAGCTCATCATTGCCGAGCCCATGCCGGATTCCTGGCTAGGACGGGCCATGAATGACCGACTCAAACGGGCAGCAGCAGGAGCGTCGTGA
- a CDS encoding LysM peptidoglycan-binding domain-containing protein has product MKGKLFLGAMLLGASLVAAPTTDTDTVKGLADDPFLIQLDSLLFADYFLAGPDSTVEDPNVIGAGPEVSDSVIQYRLTLLDEQTPLELDYNEHVARFINVYANNRRQQVSRMMGLGQLYFPLFEEVLDKYNMPLELKYLAIVESALNPRAKSRVGATGLWQFMYSTGKIYGLEVSSYVDERSDPMASTDAAARFMMKLYESFGDWNLVLAAYNSGPGNVSKAIRRSGGKRTYWEIRPWLPRETRGYVPAFIAANYIMNYAEEHEIYAQEVSVSRYDVDTIVLKRLMTFDQLSLLVQVPVGDLELLNPQYKLNIVPIIKGKSYTVTLPREKVGLFVTHEDSLYRYAEAAMPGLSLPKYVEMNDRVRYRVKSGDYLGKIAIKYGCSVRDIQRWNNMKGTNIRVGQRLTVYVRNVESIARISGVPEKEITGMTKEALEEKKAEAEEAASKEAGAAAEAAPVPQAKEIYYTVQRGDTLWDIAKKYEGVSPDEIKKWNNISSARNLKPGMKLKINTSS; this is encoded by the coding sequence ATGAAAGGAAAACTCTTTTTAGGGGCAATGCTCCTTGGTGCTTCATTGGTGGCGGCACCCACAACGGACACGGACACGGTTAAGGGCTTGGCGGATGATCCGTTCTTGATTCAATTGGACAGTCTTCTATTCGCGGATTACTTTCTGGCTGGGCCGGACAGCACCGTAGAGGACCCCAACGTCATCGGAGCTGGCCCCGAGGTGAGCGACAGCGTCATTCAGTACCGCTTGACTCTGTTGGATGAGCAGACTCCCCTGGAGCTCGACTACAACGAGCACGTGGCTCGCTTCATCAATGTTTACGCGAACAACCGCCGTCAACAGGTGTCGCGCATGATGGGCTTGGGTCAACTCTACTTCCCCTTGTTTGAAGAGGTCTTGGACAAGTACAACATGCCTTTGGAGTTGAAGTATTTGGCCATTGTGGAGAGCGCATTGAACCCTCGAGCCAAGTCCCGCGTGGGAGCCACCGGACTGTGGCAGTTCATGTACAGTACGGGAAAGATTTACGGCCTTGAAGTCAGTAGTTATGTGGATGAGCGCAGTGATCCGATGGCCAGTACGGATGCCGCGGCCCGCTTCATGATGAAGCTCTACGAGAGTTTCGGGGATTGGAACCTCGTCTTGGCCGCGTATAATTCAGGCCCGGGTAATGTGAGTAAGGCCATTCGCCGATCAGGAGGCAAACGTACCTATTGGGAGATTCGCCCATGGCTCCCTCGGGAGACCCGGGGGTATGTCCCCGCTTTTATCGCGGCGAACTACATCATGAATTATGCAGAGGAGCATGAGATTTACGCTCAGGAAGTGAGTGTTAGCCGCTACGATGTGGACACCATTGTACTCAAACGTCTGATGACTTTTGACCAGTTAAGCCTATTGGTTCAGGTACCTGTAGGGGACTTGGAATTGCTGAACCCCCAATACAAGCTCAACATCGTGCCCATCATAAAAGGAAAGAGTTACACGGTGACTCTTCCTCGTGAGAAAGTAGGTCTATTCGTCACGCATGAGGACAGCCTTTATCGCTATGCCGAGGCGGCGATGCCGGGCCTTAGCTTGCCAAAGTATGTGGAGATGAATGATCGGGTGCGCTATCGGGTCAAGTCAGGGGATTACCTCGGCAAAATCGCCATCAAGTACGGTTGTTCGGTTCGTGATATTCAGCGTTGGAATAACATGAAAGGTACCAACATTCGGGTGGGTCAGCGACTCACTGTTTACGTCCGGAATGTAGAGTCTATTGCGCGCATCAGCGGGGTTCCTGAGAAGGAAATCACGGGAATGACCAAGGAGGCTCTTGAGGAGAAAAAAGCGGAGGCGGAAGAGGCTGCGTCAAAAGAGGCGGGAGCTGCCGCAGAGGCTGCTCCAGTACCGCAGGCGAAAGAAATCTACTACACTGTTCAGCGGGGCGATACGCTCTGGGATATCGCCAAGAAATACGAAGGGGTAAGCCCGGATGAGATCAAGAAGTGGAACAACATTAGCTCGGCACGAAATTTGAAGCCTGGTATGAAACTCAAGATCAACACCTCCTCATGA